One region of Flavobacterium sp. KACC 22763 genomic DNA includes:
- a CDS encoding Crp/Fnr family transcriptional regulator, with translation MTSIIEYFEKLGFPEHTLAEFLSCIKTRQFSANELILAQGQSENYLSFIDVGVVRYYVVANDKEITFDFAFKNSFYCAYDSFYNRTATNVYIQALTDCQLFSISYENLQRLYEKCETAKKLGRIATEYLLDKKVKRELNLLTKTPQERYERLLFEQPKYIQQIPLKYLASYIGVVPETLSRIRKRIS, from the coding sequence ATGACATCAATAATAGAATATTTTGAAAAGCTAGGCTTTCCAGAACATACTTTAGCTGAATTTTTAAGCTGTATAAAAACAAGACAATTCTCGGCAAATGAGCTGATTCTTGCTCAAGGTCAATCTGAAAATTATTTGTCTTTTATAGACGTAGGAGTTGTCAGATATTATGTTGTTGCAAACGATAAAGAAATTACTTTTGATTTTGCTTTCAAAAATTCCTTTTATTGTGCATACGATTCTTTCTACAACAGAACAGCAACCAATGTGTATATCCAGGCATTAACAGATTGTCAATTATTTTCTATATCATACGAAAATTTACAGCGTCTTTACGAAAAATGTGAAACAGCAAAGAAACTCGGACGCATTGCAACTGAATATCTGCTTGATAAGAAAGTAAAAAGAGAATTAAATCTTCTGACCAAAACACCGCAAGAAAGATATGAAAGATTGCTATTTGAACAGCCTAAATACATTCAGCAGATTCCGCTAAAATATCTTGCTTCTTATATTGGAGTCGTACCAGAAACCTTAAGCAGGATTAGAAAACGCATTTCTTGA
- a CDS encoding chromate resistance protein ChrB domain-containing protein: MKWITRERPKIDRIACPWLIRKFVDPESEFIYVPFDDVIAKAKELDAIPFDVPNVEFTHYNEECTFDYIIKKYDIKDPAVKIIAGIVRGADTDRHEIAKESAGLWAISAGLAYNITDDYELLEKGMLLYDALYSWATHLYQQNHLQNSPFEKLLHEVYNKFLKDKKALGKTPSWVKDLKNLIQDQVDAQFAFDLKKISSELDLNPSYLSREFSKHFEDLNFGEYVRKLRIEKAINLIENSAHNLTEIAYMTGFSDQSHFTRIFKLHTGKNPSAYRKKSKK; encoded by the coding sequence ATGAAATGGATCACTAGAGAAAGACCAAAAATAGATCGAATCGCCTGTCCGTGGCTGATTCGAAAGTTTGTTGATCCTGAATCTGAATTTATCTATGTCCCTTTTGATGATGTTATAGCAAAAGCAAAAGAACTTGATGCTATTCCGTTTGATGTTCCAAATGTTGAATTTACGCACTATAATGAAGAATGCACTTTTGATTATATCATAAAGAAATATGATATAAAAGATCCAGCGGTTAAAATTATTGCCGGAATTGTACGCGGAGCAGATACCGACCGACATGAAATTGCAAAAGAATCGGCTGGGCTTTGGGCTATTTCTGCTGGACTGGCTTATAATATTACCGATGATTATGAACTGTTAGAAAAAGGAATGCTTCTATATGACGCCTTATACAGCTGGGCTACACACTTATATCAGCAAAATCACTTGCAGAATAGTCCGTTTGAGAAACTGCTTCATGAAGTCTATAACAAATTTCTAAAAGACAAAAAAGCATTAGGAAAAACACCTTCTTGGGTAAAGGATTTAAAAAACTTAATTCAAGATCAGGTTGATGCTCAGTTTGCTTTTGATTTAAAGAAAATTTCGAGCGAATTAGATTTAAATCCGTCCTATTTATCACGAGAATTTTCTAAGCATTTTGAAGATTTAAATTTTGGCGAATATGTTAGAAAACTTCGTATTGAAAAAGCAATCAATCTTATCGAAAATTCCGCTCATAATTTAACTGAAATAGCTTATATGACTGGCTTTTCAGACCAAAGTCATTTTACCAGAATTTTTAAGCTCCATACAGGTAAAAATCCTTCTGCTTATAGAAAAAAGTCAAAAAAGTAA
- a CDS encoding HD domain-containing protein, translated as MKQQKDWSIDEIQNTWQLVSKLHDGQKYGGSDEGERVEYINHIGSVVFEVLNAVQLTENMNADLAVKCAMLHDTIEDTAFTYEKVVDLFGSQVASGVLALTKNEEIEDSFEKMRDSLNRIKKQPIEVWAVKMADRICNLYEPPYYWNDEKKLKYIEEAEIIHNELKDGNIYLAERLKNKIREYNRFLSTANQL; from the coding sequence ATGAAACAGCAAAAAGATTGGTCAATAGACGAAATTCAAAACACTTGGCAATTGGTCTCAAAACTTCATGACGGACAAAAATACGGTGGGAGTGATGAAGGCGAAAGAGTTGAATACATCAATCATATCGGAAGTGTTGTTTTTGAAGTTTTAAATGCCGTGCAATTAACAGAAAATATGAATGCCGATTTGGCTGTAAAATGTGCTATGCTTCATGATACTATCGAAGACACGGCATTTACTTATGAAAAAGTTGTCGATTTGTTTGGTTCTCAAGTTGCATCTGGGGTTTTGGCATTAACCAAGAATGAAGAAATTGAGGATTCATTTGAAAAAATGCGCGATAGTTTAAACAGAATTAAAAAACAGCCAATAGAAGTCTGGGCTGTGAAAATGGCCGACAGAATATGCAATTTATACGAACCTCCATATTATTGGAATGACGAGAAAAAGTTAAAATATATTGAAGAAGCCGAAATTATACATAATGAACTTAAAGATGGAAATATCTATTTAGCAGAAAGGTTAAAGAATAAAATTCGAGAATATAATCGTTTTCTTAGCACTGCTAACCAATTGTAA
- a CDS encoding endonuclease V produces the protein MILAFDTYYFDQKAKTICLEFTEWNEDKNFKIYSETIDNVAEYIPGEFYKRELPCILSLLNQVDLSKVKAIVVDGFVYLNDEQKYGLGGYLYEKLNKQIPIIGVAKTNFASIEKNKKALFRGDSKKPLYITSIGIDLDKAYKKVESMHGEFRMPTLLKELDRLTKEN, from the coding sequence ATGATCTTAGCTTTTGATACTTATTACTTTGACCAAAAAGCAAAAACAATCTGTCTAGAATTTACAGAGTGGAATGAAGATAAAAACTTTAAAATTTATTCTGAAACAATAGACAATGTAGCAGAATATATTCCTGGAGAGTTTTATAAAAGAGAATTACCATGCATTTTGAGCTTATTAAATCAAGTTGATTTGTCTAAGGTTAAAGCAATAGTTGTTGATGGTTTCGTGTATTTAAATGACGAACAGAAATATGGTTTGGGAGGCTATCTGTATGAAAAGCTGAATAAACAAATTCCGATTATTGGTGTTGCCAAAACGAATTTTGCCTCTATAGAAAAGAACAAGAAAGCACTTTTTAGAGGCGACAGCAAGAAACCGTTGTATATTACTTCTATCGGAATTGATTTGGACAAAGCTTATAAAAAAGTCGAAAGCATGCATGGAGAATTTAGAATGCCAACTTTATTAAAAGAATTGGATAGATTAACGAAAGAAAATTAA
- a CDS encoding RNA polymerase sigma factor, giving the protein MIDLNIPDSLLIKKYLEGNEEALSTLIKRHESRIYSFIYSKVKDKDISNDIFQDTFIKIIKTFKGNSYKEEEKFLSWVLRISHNLVIDHFRKVNRMPMQRETEDFSIFSIMQSDSQNIEDQTITNQIQTDIKKLIEELADDQKEIVIMRIYQNMSFKEISEEKEISINTALGRMRYAMNNLRKIIEKNKMILDY; this is encoded by the coding sequence ATGATTGATTTGAATATTCCTGACTCCCTACTAATAAAGAAATATCTAGAAGGCAATGAAGAAGCTCTCTCTACATTAATCAAAAGACATGAATCTAGAATATATAGTTTTATATACTCAAAGGTTAAAGATAAAGATATCTCAAATGATATTTTTCAAGACACTTTTATTAAAATAATCAAAACTTTTAAAGGCAACTCATATAAAGAAGAAGAAAAATTTCTTTCTTGGGTACTAAGGATATCCCACAACTTGGTCATAGATCATTTTCGAAAAGTAAATCGTATGCCAATGCAAAGGGAAACTGAAGATTTTTCTATTTTTTCTATCATGCAGAGTGATTCTCAAAACATTGAAGATCAAACAATCACAAATCAAATTCAAACTGATATCAAGAAGCTTATAGAAGAGCTTGCCGATGATCAAAAAGAAATAGTGATAATGAGAATTTATCAGAACATGAGTTTTAAGGAAATATCTGAAGAGAAAGAAATTAGCATAAACACAGCATTAGGAAGAATGCGTTATGCTATGAATAATTTGAGAAAAATAATAGAAAAAAATAAAATGATTTTAGATTATTAA
- a CDS encoding ABC transporter ATP-binding protein: MARFKENDLPKSKITATSLNKAKTIFTYAGHHKWKFFIGLIFLLLTGATALAFPKLMGMLVDCVKNKNSDEANQIAFGLVVILFLQSFFSFFRLSLFVNFTENTLANLRLALYTNLVKLPMTFFSQKRVGELNSRISADITQIQDTLTTTIAEFLRQFILIIGGVILLATESFKLTLLMLSVVPLVAIAAVVFGRFIRKYSKKVQDQVAESQVIVEETMQGISIVKAFANEWYEIARYKGKISEVVKLAIKGGKYRGYFASFIIFCLFGAIVAVVWYGVRLSIAGEMSVGQLISFVLYSTFVGASFGGIAELYAQIQKAIGATERVFELLDESPEKINSDSSQNQEKIKGNVTFKNVAFSYPTRQEIQVLKDVNFSAEFGQKIAIVGPSGAGKSTISSLLLRFYDITSGEITVDGKNIYDYDLENLRGNMSIVPQDVILFGGTIRENIAYGKPDATDEEIIQAAKQANAFNFVDGFPEKFETLVGERGVKLSGGQRQRIAIARALLKNPSILILDEATSSLDSESEKLVQEALEVLMEGRTSIIIAHRLSTIRNADKILVLDNGKISEEGTHQELINLENGIYKNLSNLQFSNS, from the coding sequence ATGGCACGATTTAAAGAAAATGATTTACCAAAATCAAAAATAACGGCTACTTCACTAAATAAAGCAAAAACAATTTTCACATACGCAGGACATCATAAATGGAAATTCTTCATTGGTTTGATTTTTCTTTTACTAACTGGTGCCACTGCCCTAGCCTTTCCTAAATTAATGGGAATGCTGGTAGATTGCGTTAAAAACAAAAACAGCGACGAAGCCAATCAAATTGCATTTGGATTGGTTGTAATTCTGTTTTTACAATCTTTCTTTTCATTTTTCAGACTTTCATTGTTTGTAAACTTTACAGAAAACACATTAGCAAACCTGCGTTTGGCATTGTATACCAATCTGGTTAAGCTGCCAATGACTTTTTTTTCTCAAAAAAGAGTTGGTGAATTAAACAGTAGAATAAGTGCTGACATTACTCAGATTCAAGACACATTAACAACGACAATTGCTGAGTTTTTACGTCAGTTTATCCTAATTATTGGCGGAGTTATTCTTTTGGCGACAGAAAGCTTCAAATTGACATTATTAATGCTTTCTGTAGTTCCGTTAGTGGCAATTGCGGCTGTTGTTTTTGGAAGATTTATTAGAAAATACTCAAAAAAAGTACAAGATCAGGTTGCTGAAAGTCAGGTTATTGTTGAAGAGACCATGCAAGGTATTAGTATTGTAAAAGCTTTTGCTAATGAATGGTATGAAATTGCACGTTATAAAGGTAAAATTAGCGAAGTGGTAAAACTGGCTATTAAGGGCGGTAAATATCGCGGTTACTTTGCTTCGTTTATTATTTTCTGTCTATTTGGTGCAATCGTAGCTGTTGTTTGGTATGGAGTCCGCTTAAGCATTGCTGGTGAAATGAGCGTTGGACAATTAATTTCATTCGTATTATACTCTACTTTTGTTGGGGCTTCTTTTGGAGGAATTGCCGAATTATATGCACAGATTCAGAAAGCAATTGGTGCGACAGAACGTGTTTTTGAATTATTAGACGAAAGTCCAGAGAAAATCAACTCAGATTCAAGTCAAAATCAAGAAAAAATAAAAGGAAATGTTACTTTCAAAAATGTAGCATTTAGCTATCCTACGCGTCAAGAAATCCAAGTTTTGAAAGATGTTAACTTTTCGGCAGAATTTGGTCAGAAAATTGCAATTGTGGGCCCTAGCGGAGCGGGAAAATCGACTATCTCTTCTCTTCTGCTTCGTTTTTACGATATTACTTCTGGAGAAATTACTGTTGACGGAAAAAACATCTACGACTATGACTTAGAAAACCTTCGCGGAAATATGAGTATTGTACCTCAGGATGTAATTCTGTTTGGAGGAACAATTAGAGAAAACATCGCATACGGAAAACCAGATGCAACAGACGAAGAAATCATTCAAGCTGCAAAACAAGCCAATGCATTTAATTTTGTAGATGGTTTCCCTGAAAAATTCGAAACTTTGGTTGGAGAACGTGGTGTTAAACTTTCTGGAGGTCAGCGTCAGCGTATTGCAATTGCGAGAGCATTGCTTAAAAACCCAAGTATTTTGATTTTAGATGAAGCTACATCATCTTTAGATAGCGAAAGCGAAAAATTGGTACAAGAAGCTTTAGAAGTGTTAATGGAAGGAAGAACAAGCATTATTATTGCGCACCGTCTTTCAACCATTAGAAATGCAGATAAAATCCTAGTTTTGGATAACGGAAAAATTTCTGAAGAAGGCACGCATCAGGAATTAATAAACTTAGAAAACGGAATTTATAAGAATTTAAGCAACTTACAGTTTAGTAACTCTTAG
- a CDS encoding SMI1/KNR4 family protein, with translation MKSILSHQYIDAYKSKLDIFDQFMNTGANINEINKLEDFIEAKLPESYINLLETYNGENRSVGFMGGFSYLGIEEIKMQWTFLKEAPEMEAEAINQVEKIKNTLYCPKRIPFAYDGSGNYLAIDFNPNSEGTLGQILYLPTGDPEPIAVIADSFDDFLVLIMEKLESEQLELIDERDDWDEEDWHMAEIYFQNTWENDWSDIAAEYNTKNGN, from the coding sequence ATGAAATCAATTTTATCTCACCAATATATAGATGCCTATAAATCAAAACTTGATATTTTCGATCAATTCATGAATACTGGCGCTAATATTAATGAAATCAATAAATTAGAAGACTTCATTGAAGCAAAATTACCTGAATCTTACATTAATCTTCTTGAAACATATAATGGAGAAAATCGCAGTGTTGGCTTTATGGGAGGTTTTAGCTACTTAGGAATTGAAGAAATTAAGATGCAGTGGACTTTCTTAAAAGAAGCTCCAGAAATGGAAGCTGAAGCAATTAATCAGGTAGAAAAGATTAAGAATACGTTATACTGCCCAAAAAGAATTCCGTTTGCTTATGATGGCTCTGGAAATTATTTGGCAATCGATTTTAACCCGAATTCAGAAGGAACTTTGGGACAAATTTTGTATCTGCCAACTGGCGATCCTGAACCAATTGCTGTTATTGCTGATAGTTTTGATGATTTTTTGGTTTTAATAATGGAAAAACTAGAATCTGAACAGTTAGAATTAATTGACGAAAGAGACGATTGGGATGAAGAAGACTGGCATATGGCGGAAATATATTTCCAAAATACTTGGGAAAATGACTGGAGCGATATCGCGGCAGAATACAACACTAAAAATGGCAATTAA
- a CDS encoding serine O-acetyltransferase yields MFDTLIKINCHSKNSLLKYIAGNLLEKLYCCEINCAEMDKSVLFAHHARGCTIVASKICANVVIFQNVSIGANLKYNKVNDEWENVGNPIIAKNVIIADGAKILGPIVIGENSVIGAGAIITKNIPANSVAYGVNQFRPKDKNYDLIFSPNMINPQKIIEANKKLIAEFNKQQIIV; encoded by the coding sequence ATGTTTGATACATTAATTAAAATCAATTGCCATTCAAAAAATAGTCTTTTAAAATACATTGCTGGTAATTTATTAGAAAAATTATACTGTTGTGAAATAAACTGTGCAGAAATGGATAAATCTGTTTTGTTTGCGCATCATGCCCGCGGGTGTACAATCGTGGCGTCTAAAATCTGTGCGAATGTGGTTATTTTTCAAAACGTATCAATTGGAGCTAATTTGAAATACAATAAAGTTAATGACGAATGGGAAAACGTCGGAAACCCTATCATTGCTAAAAATGTCATTATTGCTGATGGTGCCAAAATTTTAGGTCCAATAGTTATTGGCGAAAATTCGGTTATTGGCGCGGGAGCTATCATAACCAAAAACATACCTGCAAATAGTGTGGCTTATGGAGTGAATCAATTTAGGCCAAAGGATAAAAACTATGATTTGATATTTAGTCCGAACATGATTAATCCTCAGAAAATAATAGAAGCAAACAAAAAACTAATAGCTGAGTTTAACAAGCAGCAAATAATTGTATAA
- a CDS encoding MBL fold metallo-hydrolase: protein MKVTITHIDTACVLININGFKILTDPTLDKKDGFFPQYVSSPMAFSKKYCNPSLSIEEIGKIDLVLLSHDHHSDNLDKKGRNFIQTVPIVLSTKDAVKRLKNTNTIGLDNWQEYNVATEKVKNLKITAIPAQHTNIKRLNRVMGKVIGFALEWEAQQNGCLYISGDTVLFEGLHELKQKKKVDIAILHLGAGAFPYLKRNLRVTMNGTEAIATTQLLKPSVVIPIHYEGWWHFKQSAKSLKSEIEKSEVKEKFLWLESGVEKVLVK from the coding sequence ATGAAAGTTACAATTACACATATCGACACGGCTTGCGTGCTGATAAACATAAATGGATTTAAAATTTTGACAGATCCTACTTTAGACAAAAAAGACGGATTTTTTCCTCAATATGTCAGCAGTCCGATGGCATTTTCAAAAAAATATTGTAATCCTTCCCTATCTATTGAAGAAATTGGAAAAATAGATTTAGTTTTATTAAGTCATGATCATCACAGTGATAATTTAGATAAAAAAGGGCGTAATTTTATTCAAACCGTTCCTATTGTTCTTTCAACAAAAGATGCTGTAAAACGTTTAAAAAACACCAATACAATAGGACTTGACAACTGGCAGGAATATAATGTTGCAACTGAAAAAGTAAAAAATCTAAAAATTACAGCAATACCAGCTCAGCATACCAATATTAAAAGATTAAACAGAGTTATGGGTAAGGTTATTGGTTTTGCATTAGAATGGGAAGCCCAGCAAAACGGCTGTTTATATATCTCAGGAGATACTGTTCTTTTTGAAGGACTACATGAACTGAAGCAAAAGAAAAAAGTAGACATAGCCATTTTGCATTTAGGAGCTGGTGCATTTCCTTATTTAAAAAGAAATTTACGAGTGACAATGAATGGCACAGAAGCAATTGCAACAACTCAACTTTTAAAACCGAGCGTTGTAATTCCGATACATTATGAAGGTTGGTGGCATTTTAAACAGTCTGCAAAATCATTAAAAAGTGAAATTGAAAAATCTGAGGTAAAAGAGAAATTTTTGTGGTTGGAAAGTGGTGTTGAAAAAGTTCTAGTGAAATAA
- a CDS encoding VOC family protein, with the protein MKTKMIWANLVSSDIPKTIQFYTALGFKQNGQETKELVSFIFGENDFVINFFAPKRLEDAIRGKLSNTAIDNEIVFSLSASSVEEVDLWYNKIKEINGTIFSEPENFEIGYTFGFSDPDGHKFNFLYWPGM; encoded by the coding sequence ATGAAAACTAAAATGATATGGGCCAACTTGGTTTCAAGCGATATACCTAAAACAATTCAATTTTACACTGCTCTTGGTTTTAAACAAAACGGACAAGAAACAAAGGAGCTGGTAAGTTTCATTTTTGGAGAGAATGATTTTGTGATTAATTTTTTTGCACCAAAAAGATTGGAAGATGCTATAAGAGGAAAACTATCCAATACGGCTATAGATAACGAAATTGTGTTTTCTTTGTCTGCGAGTAGTGTAGAGGAGGTTGATCTTTGGTACAATAAAATAAAAGAAATCAACGGAACTATTTTCTCTGAGCCTGAGAATTTTGAAATTGGTTATACCTTTGGTTTTTCAGATCCAGACGGTCATAAGTTCAATTTTTTATATTGGCCTGGAATGTAA
- a CDS encoding proline dehydrogenase family protein, with protein sequence MEKIFDNTQVAFSLKSDTELDRAYFLFKMIDSEPLVRIGTAVTNFAIKAHLPVEGLIRATVFDHFCGGVNENDCLTVVDKMFTKGVSSVLDYSVEGKEEEEQFDAALEMTLRTVDFAKERLAIPFAVFKPTGLGRFELYEKLGEKQTLNPAEQAEWDRVVARFDKICSEAHKKDVALLIDGEESWMQDAADELVTDMMRKYNKEKAIVFNTLQMYRWDRLDYLKKLHEVAKTEGFYIGMKLVRGAYMEKENKRAEEKGYVSPICVSKEATDVNYDNAVQYMLEHLDKMAIFAGTHNELSSYKLMEMMAQKGIAKNDSRIWFGQLYGMSDNISYNLAENGYNVAKYLPFGPVKDVMPYLIRRAEENTSVAGQTSRELSMIKTERKRRKGK encoded by the coding sequence ATGGAAAAAATATTCGATAACACTCAAGTTGCATTTTCGCTAAAAAGTGACACGGAACTTGATAGAGCTTATTTTCTTTTCAAAATGATTGACAGCGAGCCTTTAGTAAGAATTGGGACTGCTGTTACTAATTTTGCAATTAAAGCTCATTTACCAGTAGAAGGATTAATTAGAGCAACTGTTTTTGACCATTTTTGCGGTGGTGTAAACGAAAATGACTGCCTTACTGTGGTAGACAAAATGTTTACAAAAGGAGTTTCTTCTGTTCTGGACTATTCAGTTGAAGGAAAGGAAGAAGAAGAGCAGTTTGACGCAGCTTTAGAAATGACTTTAAGAACAGTAGATTTTGCTAAAGAGCGTTTGGCTATTCCGTTTGCCGTTTTCAAGCCAACAGGTTTAGGGCGTTTTGAACTGTATGAAAAATTAGGAGAAAAACAAACTTTAAACCCAGCTGAACAAGCAGAATGGGATAGAGTAGTGGCTCGTTTTGATAAAATATGTAGTGAAGCGCACAAAAAAGATGTTGCTTTATTAATTGATGGTGAAGAAAGCTGGATGCAAGATGCTGCCGATGAATTGGTGACAGATATGATGCGCAAATACAATAAAGAAAAAGCTATTGTCTTTAACACTTTGCAAATGTACCGTTGGGATCGTTTAGATTATCTTAAAAAACTTCATGAAGTTGCTAAAACTGAAGGTTTTTATATCGGGATGAAATTGGTTCGTGGTGCTTACATGGAAAAAGAAAACAAAAGAGCGGAAGAAAAAGGGTATGTTTCTCCAATCTGCGTTTCTAAAGAAGCTACCGATGTAAATTATGATAATGCTGTACAATATATGTTAGAGCATCTTGATAAAATGGCCATTTTTGCAGGAACTCACAACGAATTGAGTTCATATAAATTAATGGAAATGATGGCGCAGAAAGGAATCGCTAAAAATGATTCTAGAATCTGGTTTGGACAGTTGTACGGAATGAGTGATAACATTAGTTACAATTTAGCAGAAAATGGTTATAATGTTGCTAAATACTTGCCATTTGGACCTGTAAAAGATGTTATGCCGTACTTGATTCGTCGTGCTGAAGAAAATACTTCTGTAGCAGGTCAAACAAGCCGAGAATTATCTATGATTAAAACTGAACGTAAACGTAGAAAAGGGAAATAA